Proteins found in one Streptococcus iniae genomic segment:
- a CDS encoding alpha/beta hydrolase has translation MSNWNTETFDNIYTNLAQGTYTGRPVRFVTSSLRKDQQERLFSGKSVQFNFSKDVKKGKEVIEGGSNLPNDGIVYLQPDKSLKTIEENEHFVTHSYQKGLLTDEKAGFNAYYLSDTEKIDSTTKHTYLAIRGSDGMGIDTLNDWIANDAMFAIANQYIPQAKLANKAMKEKIAELRKKAPGAVMDITGHSLGTIVSAQAVVNLSYEELKTVGQVVLFDGPDVSSSFEKMQGISANKIKEAGEHVTYYVNPFDMVSMLNREKPWEEQFGKVNVIVPSEYTGTFDNHSAHDFGAFQIDSYGNPLTASESYHPELLKSGQDLARLEKNFLKNLLGENYDSGNLNQIILGAMTSDLSRLVATLKAFGIVTTIAEAKRLYDNFQSDYQAIITKAKKDGLEWNRNNIASYHSKIKSATGSQRILLRTELLYMATQLAEADVSDKVQAAKKHISETKDAIEQIATSAMTAAESIALFLDQSEVDTLVSELKMATIWNDGVETSNIEALDQYQTKMSTFTGNLIAVAQNLTAQDDQLASDIVNNLS, from the coding sequence TTGAGTAATTGGAATACAGAGACTTTTGATAACATTTATACCAATTTAGCACAAGGAACATATACTGGTAGACCAGTTCGCTTTGTGACTTCTTCTTTAAGGAAAGATCAACAGGAAAGATTGTTTTCTGGAAAATCTGTTCAATTTAATTTCTCCAAAGATGTTAAGAAAGGCAAAGAGGTTATCGAAGGTGGTTCAAATCTTCCCAACGATGGTATTGTCTACCTGCAACCTGACAAGTCCTTAAAAACGATTGAGGAAAATGAGCACTTTGTTACACATTCCTATCAAAAAGGTTTATTGACAGACGAAAAGGCTGGTTTTAATGCCTACTACCTGTCAGATACTGAGAAAATAGATAGTACAACAAAACATACTTATCTGGCCATTCGTGGCAGTGACGGGATGGGGATTGATACACTTAACGATTGGATTGCCAACGATGCAATGTTTGCTATCGCTAATCAGTATATTCCTCAGGCTAAATTGGCTAATAAGGCTATGAAGGAAAAAATAGCCGAGTTAAGGAAAAAAGCTCCTGGGGCTGTTATGGATATTACAGGTCATTCTCTTGGGACGATTGTGTCAGCTCAAGCAGTCGTGAATCTTAGTTACGAAGAATTGAAAACAGTTGGTCAAGTTGTTCTCTTTGATGGTCCGGATGTGTCATCCAGTTTTGAAAAAATGCAAGGTATTTCTGCTAATAAAATCAAAGAAGCTGGAGAACATGTGACCTATTATGTTAATCCCTTTGATATGGTTAGCATGCTTAATCGTGAAAAGCCTTGGGAGGAACAATTTGGTAAAGTAAATGTTATTGTACCGAGTGAGTATACAGGTACTTTTGATAATCATTCTGCACATGATTTTGGGGCTTTTCAAATTGATAGTTATGGCAATCCATTAACTGCTTCTGAAAGCTACCATCCAGAATTATTAAAATCTGGGCAAGACTTAGCTAGGCTAGAAAAAAACTTTCTCAAGAATCTTTTAGGAGAGAATTATGATTCAGGTAATCTTAACCAAATAATTCTCGGCGCTATGACAAGTGACTTGTCTCGACTAGTTGCCACACTGAAAGCATTTGGAATTGTTACAACTATAGCTGAAGCTAAAAGGCTTTACGACAATTTCCAATCAGATTATCAGGCCATTATTACGAAAGCTAAAAAGGATGGACTAGAGTGGAACCGAAATAATATTGCTAGCTATCATAGCAAAATAAAATCGGCAACGGGGAGCCAACGCATTCTACTTAGAACTGAATTACTATACATGGCTACTCAGTTAGCAGAAGCAGATGTTTCAGATAAAGTTCAGGCGGCAAAAAAACATATCAGTGAGACTAAGGATGCTATTGAACAAATAGCAACATCAGCAATGACTGCAGCAGAATCAATTGCTCTATTCCTTGATCAGTCAGAAGTTGATACTTTAGTTTCAGAGTTGAAAATGGCAACTA